One Gemmatimonadota bacterium DNA window includes the following coding sequences:
- a CDS encoding fumarylacetoacetate hydrolase family protein: protein MKLVQFYEPGQESGVGIFQDDQVIDLSEVMPEVDTVNDLLYVSGVARLTLSELVERAMNDYDGQLTGFSYESIDVTPDVGVPHLMVPIFSPEVWGFGVTYKRSAEFRDDDAQQTIYDQVYQSDRPESFFKATASRCSGPNAPICVRGDSSFTATEPELAYVLGDEGEIVGYTLCNDVSAWDIEKANPLYLNQSKIYQGCCALGPALVTADEIDDPYDIDIHCRILRDDAVVFEGEANTSQLARSFDELNEYLYRDNLIPAGTVVSTGTGIIVPNDLGLREDDIVMIASPQIGVLSNPVRQL from the coding sequence ATGAAACTGGTTCAATTCTACGAACCCGGCCAGGAGTCCGGCGTGGGCATCTTCCAGGACGACCAGGTCATCGACCTTTCGGAAGTCATGCCGGAGGTGGACACCGTTAACGACCTCCTTTACGTATCTGGAGTAGCCCGTCTTACGCTGTCCGAACTGGTTGAACGTGCCATGAACGACTACGACGGCCAGCTGACCGGGTTTTCCTATGAATCGATCGACGTCACGCCGGACGTGGGCGTCCCTCACCTGATGGTACCGATATTCTCGCCCGAGGTATGGGGCTTCGGCGTGACCTACAAGCGAAGCGCCGAATTCAGGGACGACGACGCCCAGCAGACCATTTATGACCAGGTATACCAGTCCGACCGGCCCGAATCCTTCTTCAAGGCCACCGCTTCCCGTTGTTCCGGACCCAACGCGCCCATTTGCGTGCGCGGCGACTCCAGCTTCACCGCCACCGAGCCTGAACTGGCCTACGTGCTGGGCGATGAGGGCGAAATCGTCGGCTACACCCTGTGCAACGACGTATCGGCCTGGGATATCGAAAAGGCGAATCCGCTTTACCTGAACCAGTCCAAGATCTACCAGGGCTGCTGCGCGCTCGGACCCGCGCTGGTCACCGCCGACGAGATCGACGATCCCTACGATATCGACATTCATTGCAGGATTCTGCGGGACGATGCCGTCGTGTTCGAGGGCGAGGCCAACACTTCGCAGCTGGCGCGCAGTTTCGACGAGTTGAACGAGTACCTCTATCGGGACAACCTGATCCCCGCGGGTACCGTCGTTTCCACGGGCACGGGCATCATCGTGCCGAACGATCTGGGACTGCGTGAGGACGACATCGTGATGATCGCCTCCCCCCAGATCGGCGTACTCTCCAATCCCGTGCGGCAGCTCTGA